In Pectobacterium actinidiae, the DNA window GGCATTTTTTGACACCTTTTCTCTTTTAATCGTCAGGGTAAAACAGGACAAATAAAAAAAGGTTATAAGTTATAAGCGAGCGATTTTGTTACTTTTGTTATTGGATTACGGGAGTGTGAAATGGGTTTTTTACTATGATAAACATAACGATAGCGTTTATTTCGTTATTAGCTTGACTGGGTTGAATGCTAAAGAATAAATATCGAAAAGCAAAGGCAATCAGAACATATACCCGAAAAGGGACCGGTGATAATGGCAGAAATCTTGCCCAATAGCGGCGTTTCGCCTGGCTATTGGGAAGGGGTTATTTTTCCGGTGTGATGCGGACGATATGAATAATCAGGTACAGCATTTCATCGTTAGAAATGTCGATGTTGAGCAGGTTGTGAATATAGTCTTTGATCAGTCGACTGCATTTATAGGCATCAGGGTATTCTTTGGTGACCTGCTCAAAAATAAAGTCATCATTTGAATGGATCAGGCTATTTTCCAACAGACGTTGAATAAAGAATTGCATATGCGTCAGGAAGCGGGAGTAGTTAATCGACTCTTTATCAATCACGATATGGAAGTTGTACTGGATGATATTAAAGATATCTTTCAGCATCTTGACCGACTGGAGCGTGTTTTCCATATTCTGGACGTCGGTTTGGGCATTGACTAAATGAAACGCGATATTGCCTGCTTCCTCTTCGGGTAATTCCAGCTTCATCTGTTGGTTAATGTCGTTGAGCGCCCGCGAGGCAATCGCGAATTCCTGCGGATAAAACCGCTTTACCTCATAAAGCAGACGATTTTGTATGCTGATGCCTTTGCGATAGCGCGCAATCGCAAAGCTGATATGGTCGATCAGCGTAAAAAAGACCTGTTCGCTCAAGCGACCATGAAGCTGCCGGTTCGCATCATCAATAATCTTATTCACGATGTGAACATATTCTTCCCCAACGTGCTCAATCAGACGAGCAAATTCGCGTGGCGATGTACCATCCTTGAGAATAAAGGTCTTCTCAATTTTGGCCGGATCGAGAATATCCCCGGTCTTGCTGTTAAAGCCGATTCCTTTCCCCATAACAATGATTTCGTTGTTATCTGCATCGGAAGATAACACCAGGCTATTGTTCAGTATTTTTATTGCTTTTATCGGTTCAGCCATCATGCGTTTCTTGAGTGATTCAGTGGGAAAGCCAGTGAGATAAGCCTGCTTCATGATGTGTCACGTTGCGGGAAAATAGGCTTCCTGCAACGTGACACATCCGGCGTCGTACTTATCCCCGTTTTAACAACGTGTACTGGATATCTGTATCACGGGACGCTGGGAAATAAGCGCGCTCCATTTGATTCTATGACACCTTGATACCAGTAAAAACTTTTCTTTTTGATGCGGCGCAGATCTTTCAGATCGAATTCGTCACGGTTCACGTAAATAAACCCGTAGCGTTTACCGTAGCCCTGATGGGTGCTGACCACATCGATCGCCGACCACGGACAATAGCCAATAAGATCAACGCCATCGCTGATGGCGAGCTGCATCTGTTCAATATGGCGAGCAATAAAATCGATGCGATATTGATCGTCGATTGTACCGTCGGCCTCAAGCTTATCCGGCGCGCCCATGCCGTTTTCCGTAATCAGGAGCGGCAGATGATAGCGCTCGTAGGTTTTCCGCAGTGTTAAGCGTAAGCCAATAGGATCGATCACCCAGCCATAAGGCGTTTTATCAACGTGCGGGTTTTCCGCTGCGCGATAGACGCCGGGTTCGCCCAGCATGATTTGCTGATCGCCCGCGCGGGCGCTGACATCCGACGCATCGCCTTTGCTGGCGGCAATGGTGGCGGTGGAGTAGTAGTTGATCGCCACGTAGTCGGGCTTTCCTGACTGTAGGATATCGTCATCGCCGGGTAATTTTTCCGGTGCCAGACCGCGATCTTCCAGATAACGCCAGGCCAGCGCGTTGTAGCGGCCATGCACGGCAACATCCAGAAAACTCCAACAGCGCAGCGTTTCCCAGTTGTGTGCGGCGATAGCATCTTCCGGTTTGCTGGTGGCCTGATACATAGACGTGGTGTTGATCGCCGGACCAATCAGGCCATTGGGCGCGAGTTCGTGACACAAGGCCATGACCTGAGCCTGCGCCAACATCATGTGGTGGTTTTGCTGATATAGCACTTTTTTAGACGGTAAAACTCCACCTTCCGGCAGGCCAATCGCGCCGGGATGCAGAATCATGGTGTTCTGCTCATTGATTGTCAGCCAATATTTTACCTTATCGCCGAAATGCGTAAACAGCGTGCGGGCGTAGTGAACAAAGGCATCAATCGTGGCGCGATTCTGCCAGCCGCCTTGTTCTTCAAGGCAATAAGGCAAGTCGAAATGGTAGAGCGTGACGACTGGTTCGATATTGTGCGCGTTCAACTCATCAATCAGATTGTTGTAAAACGCGATACCCAGCGGATTGATGGCACCAGTGCCATCGGGAAGAATACGTGTCCAGGCGATAGAGAAGCGATAGGCCTTTAAGCCCAGCTCCGCGAAAAGCTGCACATCTTCTTTAAACCGATGGTAGTGATCGCTGGCGACGGTGAAGTCGGCAGTGTTTTCCGGGTGCTGGCATTGATCAATGATCGACGGGCTTTTCCCATCGGCCTGCCAGCCACCTTCTACCTGATAAGCCGACGTCGACGCTCCCCACAGAAAACCTGCCGGGAAGTGTTTTTGCTGTTGATAGTGCATATTTTTCTCACATACAGGGAGACTGAAAAGCATTGGGCAGGGTGCCCAATGCTTTTATGGATCGTCAGGCATTCACTTTAATGATGGTATCCATCGGGGCGATCGGCTGTGGTGCGGTGCAGACGACGCTGGCGTACTCATCGCTATTGATAATCACGACTGGCGTAACCGGGTCATAACCCAGACGCGTGATTTCATGCAGATCGAAGCTAATTAGCCTGTCGCCAGCGATGACACGGTCGCCCGGTTTGATATAGCCGGTAAAGTGCTTGCCGTTGAGGTTCACCGTGTCCAGACCGACGTGAATCAGCAATTCCAAACCGTTGTCAGCCCGGATGCCGATGGCGTGTTTAGACTCAAGGAACGTGATGATTTCGCCACTGACTGGCGCGACCACTTCACCGTTGTCAGGAATAATCGCCACGCCTTGCCCCAGTAATCCCTGTGAGAATACGTCATCGTTGATGTCGCTCAGCGCGACCAATTTGCCGGACAGGGGACTCATAATCGCTTGCTGTTCCGCGTGGCCTTCTGCGGCCTGCGTTTTTTGCGCGGTATCGGCTACCGGTGCGGCTTGACGTTGGTTTGCCTGAGCCGAGTCGGTTTGGGCACTGTCCGTTTCATCCACTGGATCGTCGAATCCCATGATCCAGGTGAGAGCAAACGTGACGACAATCGCAATGGCGCAGGTGATCAGCGCATGGACGATGTTCATCGGGTTTTCACCAATGAAAGCAGGCAGCGCTGCCAGCCCCGGCGAGACGAAGGCGTAGCGAACCAGCCCAGCCAGCCCGGCATAAATCCCCGCACAGCCCCCACCAATCATGGCGGCAATCAGCGGTTTCTTCAGTTTCAGCGTCACCCCGTACAGAGAAGGTTCGGTGATACCCAGCAGCGCGGTGAAGCCCGCCGAAGAAGCCAGCTGTTTCAGATTCTTGTTCTTGGTTTTAAACGCGACGCACAGTGTGGCGGCACCCTGAGCAATGTTGGAAGCCAGCATACCGGGCCCGTTGATCATTTCGAAGCCGTTATGGGTAAGCTGTGAGGTGGCAATCGGCGTCATCGCCCAGGCCGTACCGGTGATCACCAGGAACGGTTGCAGGCCACCCATCAGCATCGGGATTAACCAGCTTGCCTTGCCGTCAATGATGGCCGCGCCGCTGGCGACCAGATCGTTGAGGAAAATACCGAAAGGCCCAATCACCACTAACGCCAATGGCGCGGTAAACAGCAGTACGATCATCGGTTTGGTGAAGAAGGTGATCATCGATGGCGAGACTTTTTCAGCGAATCTCTCGATGTAAGACATGATCCACACGGTGAGAATGATCGGTAACACCGATCCGGCATAGTCCGCTAGCCGTACCGGAATACCGATAAAGCTGATTGGCCCGCCTGATGCTAACAGCTGAGCCAGATTCGGGTGCAGCAGTGCGCCAGCAATTGTCATCGCCAGAATCGGGTTACAGGCGAACTTGATGGAGGCACCGTAAGCCAGCAGCACGGGCAGGAAGAAAAAGGCCGCATCGGAGATGGTATCCAGCAAGCGATAGGTCGTGCTGTCGGCAGAAATTAAACCAGTCAGCTTGAGGATTGCCAGCAGTGCTTTGATCATCCCTGCGCCGGTAATTGCTGGAATGACGGGGGTAAAGGTGGTGGAAATCACGCTGATGATTTGCGTGAAAATGCCGCCTTTTTTCTGCTGCTTGTTGCCAGCATTGCGCTGGCTGTTCATCTCGCCAATCTCATTCAAAATCGCCCGGTAGGTGACTTGAACGTCGTTGCCGATCACCACCTGAAACTGGCCGCCGCGATCGACCACGCTGATGACGCCGGGAAGTTTAGCAATCGCCTCTACCTGTACGGCATGGCTGTCGTTGAACTCGAAACGTAAACGGGTGGCGCAGTGGGTCAGTTTGCTGATGTTCTGCTTGCCGCCGCTCAACGCGAGGATGTCGACTCCAAGTTTTTGATAATTCATAGTTTTACCCTGTGTTGACGCCAATTAGGCCAAAAAAAAAGACCAAAATAAAAATGCACCTCTTAAAAAGAGGAAATGCATTTTTACTTTGGTCTTGCCTGCCGAAGCAGTAGCACGCCGCGATAAAAATAGGCTGGTGCAACTTGTGGTGTTGCGCCGCAATATCAGCATGCGGCGCTGGAGTCATGCAATGTACTCAGGTGAATTAATTGATCTTGATCACAAACAATAGCGCGGTTTGCGATCCTTTTGCGCACGGTATCGCAGTCTGCTATCGGTGTTTTACTGCATCGTCAATTTACCGAACCGCCGCTTTACTTCAGCAGCGCCTGCGCTTTTTCGACCACATTATCGACGGTGAAGCCGAATTCTTCGAACAGCAGTTCAGCCGGAGCCGATTCGCCGAAGCTCGTCATGCCGACAATCGCACCGTTCAGGCCGACGTACTTGAACCAGTAGTCTGCAATACCCGCTTCAATCGCCACGCGTGCCGATACCGCTTTCGGCAGCACCGCTTCACGGTAGGCCGCATCCTGCTTGTCAAACGTATCCGTTGACGGCATGGATACCACGCGTACCTTGCGGCCTGCGGTAGTCAGCTTGTCATACGCACCGACAGCCAGCTCGACTTCAGAGCCGGTGGCGATCAGGATCAGCTCAGGCTGGCCGTCGCTGTCTTTCAGCACGTAACCGCCTTTCGCCACGTTCGCCAGCTGTTCAGCCGTACGTGACTGCTGTGCCAGATTCTGACGAGACAGGATCAGCGACGTAGGGCCGTCCTGACGCTCAATGGCGTATTTCCACGCCACCGCGGTTTCTACCTGATCCGCCGGACGCCAGTTGCTCATGTTCGGCGTCACGCGCAGGCTGGCCAGCTGTTCAACTGGCTGGTGTGTCGGGCCGTCTTCGCCCAGACCGATAGAGTCGTGGGTGTAAACGTAGATGCTGCGGATTTTCATCAGTGCAGCCATACGCACCGCATTACGCGCATATTCCACAAACATCAGGAAGGTCGCGGTGTACGGCACAAAACCACCGTGCAGCGCAATCCCGTTGGCAATCGCCGTCATGCCGAATTCGCGCACGCCGTAGTGGATATAGTTGCCCGCGTGGTCTTTATCCAGCGAGACCGAGCCGGACCAGATGGTCAGGTTGCTCGGTGCCAGGTCGGCAGAGCCGCCCAGGAATTCCGGCAGCAGTTTGCCGTAGGCTTCCAGCGCGTTCTGTGAGGCTTTGCGGCTGGCGATTTTCGCCGGATTGGCCTGCAAATCGTCGATAAATTTCTGTGCGTCGGCCTGCCAGTTGGCTGGCAGTTCACCGCTGGTGCGGCGAGTGAATTCGGCAGCCAGTTCAGGATACGCGCTGGCATAGGCGGCAAACGCCTCATCCCAGGCTGCTTCCTTACGCTGACCGGCCGGTTTCGCATCCC includes these proteins:
- a CDS encoding glycoside hydrolase family 1 protein; this translates as MHYQQQKHFPAGFLWGASTSAYQVEGGWQADGKSPSIIDQCQHPENTADFTVASDHYHRFKEDVQLFAELGLKAYRFSIAWTRILPDGTGAINPLGIAFYNNLIDELNAHNIEPVVTLYHFDLPYCLEEQGGWQNRATIDAFVHYARTLFTHFGDKVKYWLTINEQNTMILHPGAIGLPEGGVLPSKKVLYQQNHHMMLAQAQVMALCHELAPNGLIGPAINTTSMYQATSKPEDAIAAHNWETLRCWSFLDVAVHGRYNALAWRYLEDRGLAPEKLPGDDDILQSGKPDYVAINYYSTATIAASKGDASDVSARAGDQQIMLGEPGVYRAAENPHVDKTPYGWVIDPIGLRLTLRKTYERYHLPLLITENGMGAPDKLEADGTIDDQYRIDFIARHIEQMQLAISDGVDLIGYCPWSAIDVVSTHQGYGKRYGFIYVNRDEFDLKDLRRIKKKSFYWYQGVIESNGARLFPSVP
- the licT gene encoding BglG family transcription antiterminator LicT produces the protein MAEPIKAIKILNNSLVLSSDADNNEIIVMGKGIGFNSKTGDILDPAKIEKTFILKDGTSPREFARLIEHVGEEYVHIVNKIIDDANRQLHGRLSEQVFFTLIDHISFAIARYRKGISIQNRLLYEVKRFYPQEFAIASRALNDINQQMKLELPEEEAGNIAFHLVNAQTDVQNMENTLQSVKMLKDIFNIIQYNFHIVIDKESINYSRFLTHMQFFIQRLLENSLIHSNDDFIFEQVTKEYPDAYKCSRLIKDYIHNLLNIDISNDEMLYLIIHIVRITPEK
- a CDS encoding beta-glucoside-specific PTS transporter subunit IIABC, giving the protein MNYQKLGVDILALSGGKQNISKLTHCATRLRFEFNDSHAVQVEAIAKLPGVISVVDRGGQFQVVIGNDVQVTYRAILNEIGEMNSQRNAGNKQQKKGGIFTQIISVISTTFTPVIPAITGAGMIKALLAILKLTGLISADSTTYRLLDTISDAAFFFLPVLLAYGASIKFACNPILAMTIAGALLHPNLAQLLASGGPISFIGIPVRLADYAGSVLPIILTVWIMSYIERFAEKVSPSMITFFTKPMIVLLFTAPLALVVIGPFGIFLNDLVASGAAIIDGKASWLIPMLMGGLQPFLVITGTAWAMTPIATSQLTHNGFEMINGPGMLASNIAQGAATLCVAFKTKNKNLKQLASSAGFTALLGITEPSLYGVTLKLKKPLIAAMIGGGCAGIYAGLAGLVRYAFVSPGLAALPAFIGENPMNIVHALITCAIAIVVTFALTWIMGFDDPVDETDSAQTDSAQANQRQAAPVADTAQKTQAAEGHAEQQAIMSPLSGKLVALSDINDDVFSQGLLGQGVAIIPDNGEVVAPVSGEIITFLESKHAIGIRADNGLELLIHVGLDTVNLNGKHFTGYIKPGDRVIAGDRLISFDLHEITRLGYDPVTPVVIINSDEYASVVCTAPQPIAPMDTIIKVNA
- the tkt gene encoding transketolase; this encodes MSSRKELANAIRALSMDGVQKAKSGHPGAPMGMADIAEVLWRDYLNHNPANPNWANRDRFVLSNGHASMLIYSLLHLSGYDLPIEELKNFRQLHSKTPGHPEYGYTAGVETTTGPLGQGIANAVGMAIAERTLAAQFNRPGHEIVNHHTYTFLGDGCMMEGISHEVCSLAGTMKLGKLTAFYDDNGISIDGHVEGWFTDDTAARFEAYGWHVVRGVDGHDADAIKRAIGEAQLVTDKPSLLMCKTVIGFGSPNKAGTHDSHGAPLGEAEVAASREQLGWTHAPFDIPADIYAAWDAKPAGQRKEAAWDEAFAAYASAYPELAAEFTRRTSGELPANWQADAQKFIDDLQANPAKIASRKASQNALEAYGKLLPEFLGGSADLAPSNLTIWSGSVSLDKDHAGNYIHYGVREFGMTAIANGIALHGGFVPYTATFLMFVEYARNAVRMAALMKIRSIYVYTHDSIGLGEDGPTHQPVEQLASLRVTPNMSNWRPADQVETAVAWKYAIERQDGPTSLILSRQNLAQQSRTAEQLANVAKGGYVLKDSDGQPELILIATGSEVELAVGAYDKLTTAGRKVRVVSMPSTDTFDKQDAAYREAVLPKAVSARVAIEAGIADYWFKYVGLNGAIVGMTSFGESAPAELLFEEFGFTVDNVVEKAQALLK